The Antarcticibacterium sp. 1MA-6-2 genome has a window encoding:
- a CDS encoding DUF6095 family protein, giving the protein MKVSCSALPLSALGPVVLYSAFNNQEHPFYIPVLIIGLAACVAAIFLMFRGITTLVRSLFE; this is encoded by the coding sequence ATTAAAGTTTCTTGTAGCGCACTACCTCTCTCTGCACTGGGACCTGTTGTATTATACAGTGCTTTTAATAATCAGGAGCATCCTTTTTACATCCCCGTTCTCATTATTGGATTAGCTGCTTGTGTAGCTGCAATATTTTTAATGTTCAGGGGAATTACCACTCTTGTGCGGTCACTTTTTGAGTAA